The Terriglobales bacterium genomic sequence CTGAATCTCGCAGCTTTTGCGCATATCCGCCCGGATTGAAATTGCTTTGCCGCCGGCATCGCCAATTTGCCGTTGAACGTGAGCCGCGCCGTCGCCATTGCTGTGATATCCAATCGCGACCTTCGCTCCCAATTCGGCAAATACGGAAGCCGTTGCTGCACCAATGCCCGACGACGCGCCGGTAATCAATGCAACTTTCCCAGTTAGGTCCAGATAGTTCTGCATCTCAGTTTGGTATCGCCGCTTCTTCTAAAGTCAAACCGCGAATCCTTCTCCTACCGATGGGCCGTAACTCACCCACGAGCAGCCATAGAATGGTCGCACAGATCAGCGGGAGCAATCCGAAGCCGACGAACACTGGCGTGTACGAATAGTGATCCACCAGCCAGCCGGTGATCAGCGTGAACAGCATGCCACCGAATCCGGAGCCCATACTTGCAAGTCCATAAACCGAGGCAACAGAGTTTTTAGGAAACACGTCGCCCGGCATAGCCAGCATATTCGCGAGGCTGCCGGTATAACCAAGCATCGCGACGGAAATAAGCGCAATCGCGAGCCACGTCTGTTGCACCAGGACAGCGCCGATGGCGGAGGTCATCAACGCCGCAAACAACGTGACCGCGCTCTTGCGCGCCAAGGTTACAGAGGCGCCCCGCCGCAGGAGCCAGCCGGAAAATCCGCCGCCCAGAAAATTGCCCGCTCCCGCTACCGCAAAGGGAATCCAGGAATATTTGCCGATCGCCGCCATGTCGAATGCACGCGCCCGTTTCAGATATTCGGGAAACCAGAAGAGGTAGAAGTACCACACCGGGTCCAGAAAAATCTTAGATAACGCGAATCCAACGACGAAGCGCGTGCGCGCGAGTTCGCGCACGGGAATCGGCGGCACATCGAGTTCGGCATCGACTGCTGGCAGCGTCTGATAAGTGGGCAGCCACAGGACCAGCCATAGAAGTCCCACCGCGCCAATGGCTGTAAACGCTGCCGGCCATCCGTAATGCAGCAGAATCCATGCGACGATAGGCGGAGCCAGGATCGCGCCTACTGCCGAGCCACTGTTGAAGATTCCGGAGGCCAGGGCGCGTTCGGTTTCGGGAAACCACTCCGTCGCTACCTTGACTCCGGCGGGCCAGTTGCCGGCTTCACCAATTCCCAGCAAGAACCGAAACATCCCGAGGCTGATTGCACCGGTTGCGAAGCTGTGCAAAAGCGCAGCCACCGACCACCACAACATGCACAACCCGTACCCGAGCTTTGTCCCCAACCGATCGATGACCGGCCCGGAGATACCGTTGCTCACGGTGTAAGCCAGCAGGAATGCGAACACAACGCGCGAATATTCCACGTTGCTCATGTGGAAATGCTCACGCAGCACGGGTGCGGCTACGGAAAGCGTTTGCCGATCGAGATAGTTGATGACCGTCGCCCAGAAGGCGAACGAGATCATAAGCCAACGGCGGCGGGGGAATAGCATTCCACCTCACGTGCAAACTTGAGCAGTTCCATTCCGGTTCGGTCCGCCTTGGCGCCCGCTGCCAAAACGCTTTCCGTTCTTGCGGTTCGGGCCAGTAGAGTCAGAGATTCTCCGGCAGGATTGGCGCTCAATCAGGCGCACGCCGATCACCCGGTGTTCCGGTTCGCGAATGCCGTCCTTCGCCATCATGTTCAACAGCATCTCGATGGCCGCTTTCCCGATTTCGTACTTTGGCTGATCGATCGTGGTCAAAGGTGGATTAGTGATCTGGGACATTTCGACGTTGTCGAAGCCGATGATCGACAGGTCGTCGGGAATGCGAATCCCCTTTTCGATTGCGGCGCGAATGCAGCCGAAGGCAAGCACATCGTTTCCGGCGAAGATCGCTGTGATCTTGCGATCGGCTTCCAACAGTTGACGGGCCGACTCATAGCCGCCTGCGAAAGTGTGCTCCCCATAAATGACTTCCGGCTCCGGGAGGCCCCGATCGTGAAAAGCCTTCAGGAATCCCTTGGCGCGATCGGTCAAGTTGCCGTGTGCCCGCGGACCGGTGATGTGACCCACCCTGACGTGACCGAGATCGATCAGGTATTTGCCCGCGATCTCGCCGCCCTGGAGATTGTCTCCTAATACCGAAGAGAAACGCCGATACACCGAACTGCGATTCAGCAGCACGATCGGCACGCCGGCAGCCCTCAACTGATCTTGCTGCGCGCGATTCAATCCCGCGACTGAATTCATCACGATCCCATCCACACGCTTGGCGAGAAGCGAGTTGAAGTATCCCATCTGCTTTTCAGCTTTCAAGTCGCTATTACAGAGGACTAGGTCGCGACCTGCACGATGCGCAGCGTCTTCCGCGCCCCGAGCAACTTCCGCGAAGAATGGGTTGCGAATGTCACTTACTACCAGACCAATACTTTGCGAGTGCCCCGTCACCAAGCCGCGAGCGACTTGGTTGGTGCGGTAGTTGAGCCGGGTGGCGACCTCCACTACGTGCTTGCGCGTCTCATCGTTTACGCCGTAACCGTTGTTGAGGGCTCTTGAAACCGTGGAAGTATTCACGCCTGATTCGCGGGCAACGTCTTTGATCGTGACTGGCATGGGACCCTATTGCAACCGTTTCCGAATTATCCGCACTGAATGAGGTTATGTCAATCTATTACGGACTCAATCGAAGAAGCCACGCGGACAGCGGCCAGAGTCGGGGCTTTTCCGAAGGTACTGCCGCTGTAGCTAGCTTTCATGCGGGGACGAGAAAAATATAACTCGCATGAGAATTTGTCTTGACTACCTTCGAAAGTCCATGATAGCGTCCCGATCTGTTTCGGAAACGTTTGCAATAGCAAACGTTTCCATGGGGGTGGGCTATGCACCTAGCCTACACAGTAGGGGCGATCTTCGCTCTGAGTCTCGCCGGTTTCGCACAAACGGTTGGTCAAGTCACAGGCGTAGTAACCGATCCCAGCGGCAGCATCGTCGTGGGGGCCACCGTTACCATCACCAACTCGCAGACGAATGTCTCGCGCACGACGACTACGAACGGCGCTGGGAACTACGCGTTTCCCGCGCTCCAGCCGGGCGTCTACAACGTAAAAGCGGAGATGCACGGCTTTCAGCGCGAAGCTCGCGAGGTGGAACTGCAGGTAGAGCAGATTGCGCGCATCGACTTTCACCTGCAAGTCGGCGCAGTCACCGAAATCGTGGACGTCGCCAGCGGAGCACTACTCCTGAATACTGAGAGTGCCACTGTGGGAACAGTGATCGACAATAAGCGCATTGTCGAGCTGCCTCTCAACGGCCGCAGCTTCACCCAGCTTATCGCCCTGAGCCCCAACGTCGCCGCCAACTTCGTCAACAACGGAGGTCAGGCCGCCACTCGGCAGGGTGGCGATCGAGCTGCCCAGGAAATCTCTGTCGGTGGGTCGCGCCGCGAATACATGAACTTTACGCTCGACGGCGTGCAAAATACCGATCCCAACTTCAACACGTATGCCTTGCTTCCCTCGATTGATGCCTTACAGGAATTCAAAGTGGCGACTGGCGTTTACCCCGCCGAATTTGGGCATCTGGCCGCTCAGGTTAATGTGTCGACTTCCAGCGGAACTAACGAATACCACGGCACGGTGTTCGATTTCGTGCGCAATAACGCCTTTGACGCGCGACCCTATGGATTCACTTCCGTCGTGCCGGTTTCCGCGCCACTCAAGTGGAACCAGTACGGTTTCACTCTGGGCGGACCTGTATGGATTCCCAAGGTCTTCAACGGGAAGAACCGGCTGTTCTTCCTGTCTAACTATGAAGGTTTCAAGCTGCGACAGCAGACCCAAACGGTTTACACGACATTCCCAACCGCATTTCGAACCGGAGACTTCTCCTCGGCTCTGCCGGCACACGTGATCACCGATCCGCAGACCGGAAAGCCGTTTCCCAATAACGTAATCCCGAGCAATCGCCTGGATCCCTTCGCGATCAAGCTGCTGCAGTACTATCCAGCACCGAACATTGCAGGCGCAGGCCTTTCCAATAACTATCTCGCGCTGGACAACATCACGGAAGACAAAGACCAGTTCACCCAGCGCGTGGATTTTGTGCAGGGCGCAAAGTCGAGTTGGTTTGGCCGCTATAGCATGCAGCATGAACGCGGCATCATCCCCGCCTTGGACCAGAACGGGATGAGTCTTGCCACCGATGCCAAGCAGGCGATGATCAACAACACGTTGATTCTGTCGTCGAGCCTGGTAAACGAATTTCGTTTCGGGTACCTGGGGTTCTTCAATAACTTTGCGCCGGAGCTGGCAAACAAGACGGACGTGGTCAAGCAGTTGGGTCTTCCCGGACTCCTGAGCGACCCGGCGCCCCCAGCATGGGGCATTCCGCAAATCAACCTCTCGGATGGATTTAGCGGCTTTGGCAATAATGCGGACGGTCCTTACACGACCTGGGATCACATCTTCCAGTGGGTGGACAATGTTTCGTGGACCCACGGGAACCACTCGTTCAAGCTCGGCGCCGACATTAACCGCACACGTTTCAACGTGACCGGAAACCAATATGCCCGCGGCCTATATGGCATCCAGAATCAGGCCACCGGGTATGCCCCTTCCGACTTCATGCTCGGTTACGTCCACGATACTTCGGACGCCGCAGCCCTTGCGATCGCCCAGTTTCGTCAGACCGGCCAAGCCTATTACTTCCAGGATAGCTGGAAGGTCCGGTCCAACATCACCATCAGCTACGGCTTGCGCTACGAATATGTGCCGGCCTTCAGTGACAAAGCCCCTCTGGTCAATATCTTTGTTCCTGACGGCGCACTCTTCACGCAGACTCCCAACGCCCCGGCGGCCACGCATCCGTGCTTCGTCCGTTCTGGAACCGGCGATTTCTATGCCGGCACTCCGATTCGCTTTGGTCCGGGCATTTGTACCGCACGCGACGGACGTTTGGGCTCAAATCTGGTCCAGTCGGATCCCAAGAACTTCGCTCCCCGTTTGGGAATTGCCTGGAGCCCTACCGCCAACTGGACGGTCCGCGTCGGCGCAGGCATCTTCTACTCGCAAGACACAGGCAATCCAGTTTTCGACATGGCGCGCAATCTTTCTGGCCGCGTAATCGACAACGCTAACATCACAACTCACGACCTCACGTTTGAAAATCCCTTCACCACTTCGTCGAACGTGTGCGGCGTCCCCGTGCCTCCGTACGTCTGCATTACTTCCCCCTTTGTGCTAGGGAATGACTACCACCGGCGAACGCCGTACGTGGAACAGTACGAGCTGAATATCCAG encodes the following:
- a CDS encoding MFS transporter, giving the protein MISFAFWATVINYLDRQTLSVAAPVLREHFHMSNVEYSRVVFAFLLAYTVSNGISGPVIDRLGTKLGYGLCMLWWSVAALLHSFATGAISLGMFRFLLGIGEAGNWPAGVKVATEWFPETERALASGIFNSGSAVGAILAPPIVAWILLHYGWPAAFTAIGAVGLLWLVLWLPTYQTLPAVDAELDVPPIPVRELARTRFVVGFALSKIFLDPVWYFYLFWFPEYLKRARAFDMAAIGKYSWIPFAVAGAGNFLGGGFSGWLLRRGASVTLARKSAVTLFAALMTSAIGAVLVQQTWLAIALISVAMLGYTGSLANMLAMPGDVFPKNSVASVYGLASMGSGFGGMLFTLITGWLVDHYSYTPVFVGFGLLPLICATILWLLVGELRPIGRRRIRGLTLEEAAIPN
- a CDS encoding LacI family DNA-binding transcriptional regulator, with the protein product MPVTIKDVARESGVNTSTVSRALNNGYGVNDETRKHVVEVATRLNYRTNQVARGLVTGHSQSIGLVVSDIRNPFFAEVARGAEDAAHRAGRDLVLCNSDLKAEKQMGYFNSLLAKRVDGIVMNSVAGLNRAQQDQLRAAGVPIVLLNRSSVYRRFSSVLGDNLQGGEIAGKYLIDLGHVRVGHITGPRAHGNLTDRAKGFLKAFHDRGLPEPEVIYGEHTFAGGYESARQLLEADRKITAIFAGNDVLAFGCIRAAIEKGIRIPDDLSIIGFDNVEMSQITNPPLTTIDQPKYEIGKAAIEMLLNMMAKDGIREPEHRVIGVRLIERQSCRRISDSTGPNRKNGKRFGSGRQGGPNRNGTAQVCT
- a CDS encoding carboxypeptidase-like regulatory domain-containing protein, with the translated sequence MHLAYTVGAIFALSLAGFAQTVGQVTGVVTDPSGSIVVGATVTITNSQTNVSRTTTTNGAGNYAFPALQPGVYNVKAEMHGFQREAREVELQVEQIARIDFHLQVGAVTEIVDVASGALLLNTESATVGTVIDNKRIVELPLNGRSFTQLIALSPNVAANFVNNGGQAATRQGGDRAAQEISVGGSRREYMNFTLDGVQNTDPNFNTYALLPSIDALQEFKVATGVYPAEFGHLAAQVNVSTSSGTNEYHGTVFDFVRNNAFDARPYGFTSVVPVSAPLKWNQYGFTLGGPVWIPKVFNGKNRLFFLSNYEGFKLRQQTQTVYTTFPTAFRTGDFSSALPAHVITDPQTGKPFPNNVIPSNRLDPFAIKLLQYYPAPNIAGAGLSNNYLALDNITEDKDQFTQRVDFVQGAKSSWFGRYSMQHERGIIPALDQNGMSLATDAKQAMINNTLILSSSLVNEFRFGYLGFFNNFAPELANKTDVVKQLGLPGLLSDPAPPAWGIPQINLSDGFSGFGNNADGPYTTWDHIFQWVDNVSWTHGNHSFKLGADINRTRFNVTGNQYARGLYGIQNQATGYAPSDFMLGYVHDTSDAAALAIAQFRQTGQAYYFQDSWKVRSNITISYGLRYEYVPAFSDKAPLVNIFVPDGALFTQTPNAPAATHPCFVRSGTGDFYAGTPIRFGPGICTARDGRLGSNLVQSDPKNFAPRLGIAWSPTANWTVRVGAGIFYSQDTGNPVFDMARNLSGRVIDNANITTHDLTFENPFTTSSNVCGVPVPPYVCITSPFVLGNDYHRRTPYVEQYELNIQRQLGKNTALEIGYLGTQGHRLERIQYFNQPTPGPGSTASRSPWPEFGFVQEVIGLVNSNYNSLALKLTRRMSNGFTYLLGYTFSKSIDDGSGERIIGTDNIDAQNEYCIKCERALSSFDQRQRFVASTLYELPFGRGRAFLNHGLAGTFLGGWDLGMIWTMASGSPVDIYSGKDQSNTGVGQDRPNVVPGQTWQLSDPTPKQWFNVQAFALQPQYTFGNLGRNVVIGPKLFSVDSTIKKDFKFTESRYVQLRLDAFNTFNHPNFGDPGNRVNANQLDASGVPIPGTGSFGRITSTKTGVDMRELQVSLKVVF